Proteins from a genomic interval of Anguilla rostrata isolate EN2019 unplaced genomic scaffold, ASM1855537v3 scaf0232, whole genome shotgun sequence:
- the LOC135246374 gene encoding adenosine receptor A3-like: MKEMQYGYTFMDVMDMPYLIYFRFFGCILAPLLGMALLYARVFWTIRKRLQESAASGSEHGTYYLKERNLALSLGLVLALYAVCWLPLHIMNCISYFGGKDLPFDAGALLSYVNSAANPLVYAFRIRKFQKAYLEIWRRYFLSRGEEGPQGEQSGDNLGSACPTSTNQSDRMVRGPCEPIGHELGF, encoded by the coding sequence ATGAAAGAGATGCAATATGGCTACACGTTCATGGACGTGATGGACATGCCCTACTTGATCTACTTCAGATTCTTCGGCTGCATCCTGGCCCCTCTGTTGGGGATGGCTCTCCTCTACGCTCGCGTCTTCTGGACCATCCGTAAGCGCCTGCAGGAGTCCGCGGCCAGCGGTTCGGAACACGGAACGTATTACCTGAAGGAGCGGAACCTGGCGCTGTCCCTGGGCCTGGTCCTCGCCCTCTACGCCGTCTGCTGGCTGCCCCTGCACATCATGAACTGCATCTCTTACTTTGGCGGTAAGGACCTGCCGTTCGACGCGGGCGCCCTCCTCTCGTACGTCAACTCAGCCGCCAACCCCCTTGTTTACGCCTTCCGGATCCGCAAGTTCCAAAAGGCCTACCTGGAAATCTGGAGGCGGTACTTCCTGTCCCGGGGCGAGGAGGGGCCCCAGGGCGAGCAATCGGGCGATAACTTGGGCAGCGCCTGCCCGACCAGCACTAACCAGAGCGACAGGATGGTGAGGGGACCATGTGAACCCATTGGCCACGAGCTGGGCTTTTGA